From a single Francisella halioticida genomic region:
- a CDS encoding transporter suffix domain-containing protein, with protein sequence MKKDWKYYLGLMLFCLSFAPYIIVFCIMPFLDLSTASYLAVSSILLVSAEGVFVLSVMLLGKTIVDAIKAGIKKIFKSAFSQQKSISYQRYLLGMIMFFASLIYPTVITEMILIFNKIKEVGELNMVFILFSGDVIFIASFFVLGSDFITKLKSAFKHQQ encoded by the coding sequence ATAAAGAAGGATTGGAAGTATTATCTAGGGCTTATGCTTTTTTGCTTGTCATTTGCACCGTATATAATAGTTTTTTGTATAATGCCTTTTTTAGATTTATCGACAGCCAGCTATTTGGCAGTGTCATCTATATTACTAGTAAGTGCAGAAGGGGTGTTTGTTTTATCTGTAATGCTACTTGGAAAAACTATAGTGGATGCAATAAAGGCAGGTATAAAGAAAATATTTAAATCTGCTTTTTCACAACAAAAATCTATTAGTTATCAAAGATACTTGCTTGGTATGATTATGTTTTTTGCAAGCTTAATATATCCTACGGTAATTACTGAAATGATCCTTATTTTTAATAAGATTAAAGAAGTAGGTGAGCTTAATATGGTTTTTATTTTATTTAGTGGAGATGTAATATTTATAGCAAGTTTCTTTGTTCTAGGATCTGACTTTATAACAAAATTAAAGTCAGCATTTAAGCATCAGCAATAG
- the pcp gene encoding pyroglutamyl-peptidase I: MKKILFSIFMLLSMVVIVNAETVLVTGFTPFGGDKINSAWQAVKGLPDTINGVTIVKKQLPVSFKRSTEKLDNLIKQYNPDIIINVGEAGGRSAVSLERVAINVDDARIPDNDSNQPKNKKISEKGKNAYFTKLPIYQIDSLVKEQGIPVYVSNTAGTFVCNHIMYHLLQLLNKRYPNKIGGFIHIPYAPVQVVNKKNTPSMSTSDATQALVKAIQVSIKAQG; the protein is encoded by the coding sequence ATAAAAAAAATACTTTTTAGTATATTTATGCTTTTATCAATGGTAGTTATAGTTAATGCAGAAACTGTTTTAGTAACAGGATTTACTCCCTTTGGTGGAGATAAAATTAACTCAGCTTGGCAAGCAGTCAAAGGTCTACCAGATACTATTAATGGTGTGACGATTGTGAAAAAGCAATTACCAGTATCATTTAAACGTTCAACTGAAAAATTAGATAATTTAATAAAACAATATAATCCAGATATTATTATAAACGTAGGAGAAGCTGGAGGTAGATCAGCAGTTTCTCTTGAAAGAGTTGCTATAAATGTTGATGATGCTAGAATCCCTGATAATGATAGTAATCAACCTAAAAATAAAAAAATATCTGAAAAAGGTAAAAATGCATATTTTACTAAGCTACCTATCTACCAAATAGATAGTTTAGTAAAAGAGCAAGGAATTCCAGTTTATGTATCTAATACTGCTGGGACTTTTGTATGTAATCATATTATGTATCATTTACTACAATTATTAAATAAAAGATATCCTAATAAAATTGGTGGATTTATACATATTCCATATGCTCCTGTCCAAGTTGTTAATAAGAAAAATACTCCTAGCATGAGTACTTCTGATGCCACACAAGCATTAGTGAAAGCTATACAAGTATCAATCAAAGCTCAAGGGTAG
- a CDS encoding BatD family protein, giving the protein MKAKLFKLISIFTLSIMVVNISYAKVSATVSRNHNEKGETFELVLHLDSFNIRPNLDVLNKNFTVYNTSTSSKTTIINGKRNSHFEMIVTLIPNKTGRLVIPAIKIGNQTTKPIDIEVDKELSNEEQSKYQDLFAIGTLDTSQTYVNVPVLYTLRIYTSRPILSLQPKPFDIKKSDIKTTNHRKTYQKSINGKLYDVVEESFLIIPNTTGAIKIPAIVLQATIPNAFGQLGTKIKLFSTKAKTLNVKPVPNNISIKDWFPASEVKISDNWSQDKGVKEGQLLTRTVKVKAEGVLSSDIPDLEFKSSDVFNVYPEKPELQDIEKGGHLTGVATYKIGYMPIKKGKVTVPDVKLKWYDVDTHKSKVATLATKTFDVQKGKMLNNLVGNNSPPPQIIEKTVQDPFWRDIAIAFIVLWVLTLILLIKNRYSKKVVKVIDEVESEQAEKIVGLKEIKKACSSKDNIQLQKAIISWANTKSDKHIFSLLEIARVFPELEKILKDLNGAIYAKKDFNQYKELLELIKKVKKVKKNKSNNLIKELYE; this is encoded by the coding sequence GTGAAAGCTAAACTATTTAAATTAATAAGTATTTTTACATTATCAATAATGGTCGTAAATATTAGTTATGCTAAGGTATCAGCTACTGTTAGTAGAAATCATAATGAAAAAGGAGAAACATTTGAACTGGTTTTACATCTAGATAGTTTCAACATTCGACCAAACCTAGATGTTTTGAATAAAAACTTCACTGTTTATAATACAAGCACTAGTAGTAAAACGACTATTATCAATGGTAAGAGAAATTCTCATTTTGAGATGATAGTTACCTTGATACCAAATAAAACAGGTAGACTGGTAATACCTGCAATAAAGATTGGAAATCAAACAACAAAACCAATTGATATAGAAGTGGATAAAGAGCTTTCCAATGAGGAGCAAAGTAAGTATCAAGATCTTTTTGCTATAGGTACATTAGATACTAGTCAGACTTATGTAAATGTGCCAGTTTTGTATACTCTAAGAATATATACTTCAAGGCCAATATTAAGTCTACAACCTAAACCATTTGATATAAAAAAGTCAGATATTAAAACAACAAATCATCGTAAAACTTATCAAAAGAGTATAAATGGTAAGCTATATGATGTTGTTGAAGAGAGTTTTTTAATAATCCCAAATACTACTGGAGCTATAAAAATTCCAGCGATTGTCTTACAAGCTACTATTCCTAATGCTTTTGGTCAGCTTGGGACTAAGATAAAGTTATTCTCAACTAAAGCTAAAACCCTAAATGTTAAACCTGTTCCAAACAATATAAGTATTAAAGATTGGTTCCCTGCGTCAGAGGTGAAAATCAGTGATAATTGGTCACAAGATAAAGGTGTCAAGGAAGGACAGCTTTTAACTCGAACCGTTAAAGTTAAAGCCGAAGGTGTTTTAAGTAGTGATATTCCTGATCTAGAGTTTAAATCGTCAGATGTTTTTAACGTATATCCAGAAAAGCCAGAGCTGCAAGATATTGAAAAAGGGGGGCATCTTACAGGTGTTGCAACTTATAAGATTGGCTATATGCCTATTAAAAAAGGTAAAGTTACAGTACCTGATGTTAAGCTTAAATGGTATGATGTTGATACGCATAAGTCTAAAGTAGCCACCTTAGCAACCAAGACTTTTGATGTTCAAAAAGGTAAGATGTTAAATAATCTTGTTGGTAATAATAGTCCACCACCACAAATTATTGAAAAAACTGTACAAGATCCTTTCTGGCGGGATATAGCTATAGCTTTCATTGTTTTATGGGTATTGACTTTAATATTGTTAATAAAAAATAGATATTCAAAGAAAGTAGTTAAGGTTATAGATGAGGTTGAATCTGAGCAAGCAGAGAAAATAGTAGGTCTAAAAGAAATTAAAAAAGCATGTTCTAGTAAAGATAATATTCAATTGCAGAAAGCTATCATCAGTTGGGCTAATACTAAGTCAGATAAACATATATTTTCACTATTGGAGATAGCACGAGTTTTCCCAGAGTTAGAGAAAATTCTGAAAGATCTGAATGGTGCAATATACGCTAAAAAAGATTTTAACCAGTATAAAGAGTTACTAGAGTTAATTAAAAAAGTTAAGAAGGTTAAAAAAAATAAATCTAATAATTTAATAAAGGAGCTATATGAATGA
- a CDS encoding tetratricopeptide repeat protein yields the protein MSLKKLIFVLMLIPSLSFASGWDDLWQTKDQQGMSYYDSGNTKEAAVTFENSDWKGGSYYKSGDYKSAYQEFKKDTSAKGLYNQGNALTHLGDYKKAIDTYKNAIKKRPDFEDARNNLEIAKELEKQKKKQQNKDNKNNKDNKDNKNNKDNKDNKNNKDNKNNKDNKNNKDNKNNKDNKNNKDNKNNKDNKSNKDNKSNKDNKNNKDKQKAKQNNINQRQKELDKKESNKLLSMIDDDPGGLLRNKFARDYQRMIGDKRES from the coding sequence ATGTCGTTAAAGAAATTAATATTTGTTTTAATGCTGATACCTAGTCTTTCTTTTGCTAGTGGTTGGGATGATTTATGGCAAACAAAAGATCAGCAAGGTATGAGTTACTATGATAGTGGTAATACCAAAGAAGCGGCTGTAACTTTTGAGAATAGTGATTGGAAGGGGGGGTCATATTATAAGTCTGGTGATTATAAAAGTGCATATCAAGAATTCAAAAAAGATACCTCAGCAAAAGGACTTTATAATCAAGGTAACGCTTTGACGCATTTAGGTGATTATAAGAAAGCTATAGATACTTATAAAAATGCTATTAAAAAAAGACCAGATTTTGAAGATGCTAGAAATAATTTAGAAATAGCAAAAGAGTTAGAAAAGCAAAAAAAGAAACAACAGAACAAAGACAATAAGAATAATAAAGATAATAAAGATAATAAGAATAATAAAGATAATAAAGATAATAAGAATAATAAAGATAATAAGAATAATAAAGATAATAAGAATAATAAAGATAATAAGAATAATAAAGATAATAAGAATAATAAAGATAATAAGAATAATAAAGATAATAAGAGTAATAAAGACAATAAGAGTAATAAAGACAATAAGAACAATAAAGATAAGCAAAAAGCTAAACAAAACAATATAAATCAGCGTCAGAAAGAACTTGATAAAAAAGAATCGAATAAACTTTTATCAATGATTGATGATGATCCAGGCGGACTTCTTAGAAATAAATTTGCACGTGACTACCAAAGAATGATAGGAGATAAACGTGAAAGCTAA
- a CDS encoding vWA domain-containing protein, whose amino-acid sequence MDFHLLRPWWLLALIPVGILIILFFKYSAKSNSWSKYCDSHLLEHVTIGQDSKTNKTLMPLMFLILWGVAVFALAGPTYKHKDIPVYQKNISRVIALDVSQSMDTADVSPSRLERAKYKILDILRRIKEGQVGMLVFSSEPFVVTPLTSDAKTVANLVPVLNSDIVPVQGHNITRAIKKSAKLIDQARVLDGQIILVTDSTPSTKAIEEAKDLANKGIKIDVYAIGTPQGVIAKDAKGNYLKNTKGDIQYFGVNLSKLRSLANAGDGKLVTLTNNNADIKSLLSEKINVGTKKSKQDSVNIFWQDDGIYIVWVLSILSVFIFRRGVLERICR is encoded by the coding sequence ATGGACTTTCATCTATTAAGACCTTGGTGGCTTTTGGCCTTAATACCTGTAGGTATTTTGATTATATTATTTTTTAAATATTCAGCTAAATCTAATAGTTGGAGTAAGTATTGTGATAGTCATTTACTTGAACATGTGACTATAGGACAAGATTCAAAAACAAATAAAACATTAATGCCTCTAATGTTTTTGATTTTATGGGGTGTAGCTGTATTTGCATTAGCAGGACCAACCTACAAGCATAAAGATATTCCAGTTTATCAAAAAAATATTTCAAGAGTTATAGCTCTAGATGTTTCTCAATCTATGGATACTGCAGATGTATCGCCAAGTAGACTGGAGCGCGCTAAATATAAAATACTTGATATATTACGTAGAATAAAAGAAGGCCAGGTTGGGATGCTAGTATTTTCGAGTGAGCCTTTTGTTGTTACCCCACTGACTTCAGATGCAAAAACTGTTGCAAATCTAGTCCCTGTATTAAATTCAGATATTGTTCCAGTACAGGGACATAATATTACAAGAGCGATAAAGAAATCTGCGAAACTTATTGATCAAGCTAGAGTATTAGATGGACAAATTATATTGGTAACTGACTCAACTCCTTCTACTAAGGCAATAGAAGAGGCGAAGGATTTAGCTAATAAGGGTATAAAAATAGATGTATATGCTATAGGGACTCCTCAGGGTGTAATAGCTAAAGATGCGAAAGGTAATTATCTTAAGAATACGAAAGGCGATATTCAATATTTTGGGGTTAATCTTTCCAAACTTAGATCTTTAGCAAATGCCGGAGATGGTAAGTTAGTAACTTTGACAAATAACAATGCAGATATTAAGAGTTTGCTGTCAGAAAAAATAAATGTAGGGACAAAAAAATCAAAACAGGATTCAGTAAATATCTTTTGGCAAGATGATGGTATCTATATTGTATGGGTGTTGAGTATTTTGAGTGTTTTTATCTTTAGAAGAGGTGTTTTGGAGAGAATATGTCGTTAA
- a CDS encoding VWA domain-containing protein produces the protein MINIEYPWFLILVILPVLAYWIFPRAKNNQQSALKMPFFDELQSQLGSHSAHDFTKANYFKYILAIIWLLLIISGSGIQRLGKPISMPQSGRALMMAIDLSGSMAIQDMEKLNGKMESRFDLVMRVANQFLDTRKGDRVGLVLFGTRAYLQTPLTFDIPTVKKMLDDSSIAIAGPNTAIGDALGLSVKKLEPYPNDSKAIILLTDGDNTAGLLQPLQAAEIAKQYGIKIYTIALGGGQILIQTAFGKKLVNTSEDLAIDTLKKIAEMTGGQYFRAQNSSSLKNIYKDIDKLEPIKLDKTIVRPVTYLYPWSLGLALILSFVVAGIWLKRRVGH, from the coding sequence ATGATAAATATTGAATATCCTTGGTTTCTTATTTTGGTGATTTTGCCTGTATTGGCGTATTGGATTTTCCCCAGAGCTAAAAATAATCAGCAATCAGCATTAAAAATGCCTTTTTTTGATGAATTACAATCACAACTAGGTAGTCACAGTGCTCATGACTTCACAAAAGCGAACTATTTTAAATATATTCTAGCTATTATTTGGCTGCTTTTGATTATCTCTGGATCAGGAATTCAACGGTTAGGGAAACCAATTAGTATGCCACAAAGTGGTAGAGCTTTGATGATGGCTATAGATCTTTCAGGAAGTATGGCTATACAAGATATGGAAAAACTTAATGGAAAAATGGAGTCAAGATTTGATCTGGTCATGCGGGTGGCAAATCAGTTCTTAGATACTCGAAAAGGTGATCGTGTTGGACTTGTGCTTTTTGGAACACGAGCATACCTACAAACCCCATTAACATTTGATATTCCAACAGTTAAAAAAATGCTCGATGATTCTAGTATTGCTATAGCTGGGCCAAATACGGCAATAGGTGATGCGCTTGGCTTGTCTGTCAAAAAATTAGAACCATATCCAAATGATTCAAAAGCTATTATATTACTCACAGATGGTGATAATACTGCAGGTTTGCTACAACCATTGCAAGCTGCAGAGATTGCTAAGCAATATGGTATAAAAATCTATACGATAGCTCTTGGTGGTGGGCAGATACTTATTCAGACTGCTTTTGGAAAAAAATTAGTAAATACATCAGAAGACTTAGCGATAGATACCTTAAAGAAAATAGCTGAGATGACTGGGGGACAATACTTTAGAGCTCAAAATAGTAGTTCTTTGAAAAATATATATAAAGATATAGATAAGCTTGAACCAATCAAATTAGATAAAACTATAGTTAGACCAGTTACATATCTTTATCCGTGGAGTTTAGGTTTAGCATTGATTTTGAGTTTTGTAGTTGCTGGAATTTGGCTAAAACGTAGAGTAGGGCACTAA
- a CDS encoding DUF4381 domain-containing protein codes for MQNNNLLAQLKDIYLPDRISQLWPLAYGWWIVLGIIVLIIILAMIILRIKKKKKQYKNSIIDEFRQEVENVYKDDPMHVLESISVYLKRVAMQKFPNEQIKTLYGEKWLEFLDSKIDDESFETTKARLLENTYKRVELDRLTFDEIMVVAEKWLRRVI; via the coding sequence ATGCAAAATAATAATCTTTTAGCGCAATTAAAAGATATTTATTTGCCTGATAGAATTTCCCAGTTATGGCCATTGGCATACGGATGGTGGATAGTCTTAGGTATTATTGTTCTAATAATTATCTTAGCAATGATTATTTTACGCATAAAGAAAAAGAAAAAACAATATAAGAACTCTATAATAGATGAGTTTAGACAAGAAGTGGAGAATGTCTATAAAGATGATCCAATGCATGTTTTAGAAAGTATATCTGTGTATTTAAAAAGAGTTGCAATGCAAAAGTTCCCTAATGAGCAGATAAAAACTTTATACGGTGAAAAATGGTTGGAGTTTTTAGATTCAAAGATAGATGATGAGAGTTTTGAAACAACTAAAGCAAGATTGCTTGAAAATACCTATAAACGAGTTGAGTTAGATAGGCTAACTTTTGATGAAATAATGGTTGTAGCTGAGAAGTGGTTGAGGAGAGTCATATGA
- a CDS encoding DUF58 domain-containing protein — MKNYKGIKPDVQELLSYRYQTKSLKLFASQRVNSVNAGNSLSKAKGRGMDFDEVRHYQAGDDIRLMHWSLTARLGKPYTKVYHEEKERSLYFVLDQSKTMHFGTRECFKSVKASNTLALIGFGALEAHEKVGGIIFDDNGYNFYPAKQNKSALVKMFNFVANDDKKYQLSSDKGLAEALKFIYAKVRSSSIVVVISDFSSFDEEANRYLKLLNNKNSVINVFSYDPIEKDLPGLDTYYFSDGKQKVVLDSASKKQNQVYKNIYKSRHDAIEEFSRKNKTGFIEIATNDSLVKTINYGVANYAK; from the coding sequence ATGAAAAATTACAAAGGAATAAAACCTGATGTTCAAGAGCTTTTAAGTTATCGTTATCAAACTAAATCTCTCAAACTGTTCGCTAGTCAGAGAGTAAATAGTGTAAATGCTGGAAATAGCCTTTCTAAGGCAAAGGGTCGCGGTATGGACTTTGATGAAGTTAGGCATTATCAAGCTGGCGATGATATTCGTTTGATGCACTGGTCTCTTACAGCGCGATTAGGTAAACCTTATACAAAAGTTTATCACGAAGAAAAAGAGAGAAGTTTATATTTTGTTTTGGATCAGAGTAAAACTATGCATTTTGGAACTAGGGAGTGTTTTAAGAGTGTTAAAGCTTCAAATACTCTTGCTTTGATAGGTTTTGGGGCATTAGAGGCACATGAAAAAGTTGGTGGTATAATTTTTGACGATAATGGTTATAATTTTTATCCTGCAAAACAAAATAAATCAGCTTTAGTCAAGATGTTTAACTTTGTTGCAAATGATGATAAAAAGTATCAGTTATCCTCTGATAAAGGACTTGCTGAAGCTTTAAAGTTTATTTATGCAAAGGTTCGCAGCAGTAGTATAGTAGTTGTTATAAGTGATTTTAGCAGCTTTGATGAAGAAGCTAATAGATATCTTAAGCTATTAAATAATAAAAACTCAGTTATCAATGTATTTAGTTATGATCCTATAGAAAAAGATCTTCCTGGTTTAGACACTTACTATTTTAGTGATGGTAAGCAGAAAGTTGTTTTAGATTCTGCAAGTAAAAAACAAAATCAAGTTTATAAGAATATTTATAAAAGTAGACATGATGCTATAGAAGAGTTTTCACGTAAGAATAAGACAGGCTTTATAGAGATTGCTACAAATGATAGTTTGGTTAAGACAATAAATTATGGGGTAGCAAATTATGCAAAATAA
- a CDS encoding AAA family ATPase — protein MSVYSQFGELLEFLNNRVVGQENLNKRLLIALLAGGHLLVEGAPGLAKTTAIKTLSESIDCSYHRVQFTPDLLPSDLTGTEIYIPQQQRFEFQSGPLFHNLLLADEINRAPAKVQSALLEAMGEKQITVGKQTYPLSDLFMVMATQNPIEQEGTYPLPEAQLDRFMMFVKIEYPDPKTEAKILAISRGEALGHKLEHPSIHQDTIFKAQQEVLNIRISDAVEQYIIQLILATRDPSKYNQNIKKWIAFGSSPRGTIALDRAARAHAWLIDHDYVSPSDIHAVVYEVLRHRILLTFEAEVDGVTTDDVITELLKVVPIP, from the coding sequence ATGTCTGTTTATAGTCAATTTGGAGAGTTATTAGAGTTTTTAAATAATCGTGTTGTAGGACAGGAAAACCTAAATAAACGTTTACTTATAGCGTTGTTGGCAGGAGGACATTTGCTTGTTGAAGGTGCTCCAGGACTAGCAAAAACTACAGCGATTAAAACTTTGTCAGAGAGTATAGACTGTTCATATCATAGAGTGCAGTTTACTCCTGATCTTTTACCTTCAGATTTAACAGGTACAGAGATATATATACCACAACAGCAGCGTTTTGAATTTCAGTCTGGACCTTTATTTCACAATTTACTTTTGGCTGATGAGATAAATAGAGCCCCAGCTAAGGTTCAATCAGCATTGCTTGAAGCAATGGGTGAGAAACAAATAACAGTAGGTAAACAGACATATCCACTATCTGATTTGTTCATGGTGATGGCAACACAAAATCCAATTGAACAAGAAGGTACATATCCATTACCAGAGGCTCAGCTAGATAGATTTATGATGTTTGTCAAAATTGAATATCCTGATCCAAAAACTGAAGCAAAAATATTAGCTATAAGTAGAGGTGAAGCTTTAGGACATAAACTTGAGCACCCAAGTATTCACCAAGATACTATCTTTAAAGCGCAGCAAGAAGTTTTAAATATCAGGATTTCTGATGCTGTCGAACAATATATTATTCAGTTAATACTAGCTACTAGAGATCCTTCAAAATATAATCAAAATATTAAAAAATGGATTGCATTTGGATCTAGCCCAAGAGGAACAATTGCTTTAGATAGAGCTGCAAGAGCTCATGCTTGGCTTATAGACCATGATTATGTTTCGCCAAGTGATATCCATGCGGTTGTTTACGAGGTGTTACGTCATAGAATACTTCTGACTTTTGAAGCTGAGGTTGATGGAGTAACAACAGATGATGTTATTACTGAATTATTGAAGGTTGTGCCGATACCGTAG
- a CDS encoding DUF3568 family protein codes for MKKIKLLAVGVLAISALTSCSSNASLSNDLNNTGDSIVRSVNGTFSAQIDNTSISSVYDATKLALNNSKIYNITNSSIHNKSADISGTFATDKNYFNESGIDNFNVRIVKANGSTVNIYTKIGKLGDKQASVDLLANIRINLGL; via the coding sequence ATGAAAAAAATTAAACTTTTAGCTGTTGGTGTATTAGCTATTTCTGCTCTTACAAGTTGCTCAAGCAATGCTAGCTTATCTAATGACCTTAACAATACTGGTGACTCTATTGTTAGATCCGTAAATGGTACTTTCTCAGCTCAGATAGATAATACTAGTATAAGCAGTGTTTATGATGCTACTAAACTAGCACTTAACAACAGTAAGATTTATAATATCACGAACAGTTCTATACATAATAAATCTGCTGATATATCTGGAACATTTGCAACAGATAAAAATTACTTTAATGAGTCAGGCATTGATAATTTTAATGTTAGAATAGTTAAAGCTAATGGAAGTACAGTCAATATATACACAAAAATTGGTAAGCTTGGTGATAAACAAGCATCCGTTGATTTACTTGCAAATATAAGAATAAACTTAGGTCTATAA
- the pdxY gene encoding pyridoxal kinase, whose protein sequence is MSFKTPRVLSIQSHVAYGYAGNKAAVFPMQKLGIDVSPIYTVQLSNHTQYDFFKGSFFNSNDIQNVIDGMIANNFLAKQDAILSGYIGDLEVAKVIANTVTELKEENRDSLYCCDPVFGDKYDDQEHGHIFASKDHPSIFLEHLLPLADIITPNLFELGILSSTEIKDYDDIAKACKKLIKITKNNKLIIIVTSVSFSNAKTGIAIYNKGTFSHLESPKYKVRPKVSGSGDITAAMFLSYLLKGKNLTEALKAVTECLDGIFRVTHELNTDELALVQAQEYIK, encoded by the coding sequence ATGTCTTTTAAAACACCTCGTGTACTTTCTATACAATCACATGTTGCTTATGGTTATGCAGGAAATAAAGCAGCTGTGTTTCCAATGCAAAAGCTCGGTATAGATGTATCTCCTATATATACTGTACAGTTATCAAATCACACTCAATATGATTTTTTTAAAGGGTCTTTCTTTAATTCTAATGATATTCAAAACGTTATAGATGGAATGATAGCTAACAATTTTTTAGCCAAGCAAGATGCTATCTTATCTGGATATATTGGTGATCTTGAAGTCGCAAAAGTTATCGCTAACACTGTCACCGAGCTTAAAGAAGAAAATCGTGATAGCTTGTACTGCTGTGATCCAGTTTTTGGTGACAAATATGATGACCAAGAACACGGGCATATTTTTGCATCTAAAGATCATCCTAGCATTTTTCTTGAACATCTATTACCATTAGCTGACATTATTACACCAAATTTATTTGAATTGGGTATACTCAGTAGTACTGAGATTAAAGATTATGATGATATTGCCAAAGCATGTAAAAAACTAATTAAGATAACAAAAAATAATAAACTAATAATTATAGTAACCAGCGTATCTTTTAGTAATGCAAAAACTGGTATAGCAATATATAACAAAGGCACTTTTTCCCATCTAGAATCCCCTAAATACAAAGTCCGACCTAAAGTTAGTGGCTCAGGGGACATCACTGCAGCAATGTTTCTAAGTTATTTATTAAAAGGTAAAAATCTAACAGAAGCTCTAAAAGCAGTTACAGAATGCTTAGACGGAATTTTTAGAGTAACTCATGAATTAAATACCGATGAGCTTGCTCTAGTCCAAGCACAGGAGTACATTAAATAA
- a CDS encoding radical SAM protein yields MQRYSKITNVHRYKREIVLLKSRPCAYGKCTFCDYILDNSKNIDEINSINFEVLKNVTGKFGILEIINSGNIFELPLQTKNRIKKVIEEKNIKLLFVEAHWMYKDHLHKIKDIFETEIFIKTGLESFDYNFREKLLNKGFYHDSPEQLSKMFDSVCLLIGVQGQTKELIRKDIQIAKNHFKHTTINLYVNNTTRIKADESLKKWFLKEYCKLFDDPQFEILIDNTDFGVGD; encoded by the coding sequence ATGCAACGCTATAGCAAAATAACAAATGTGCATAGATACAAGCGCGAAATTGTTCTTCTAAAAAGCCGACCATGTGCCTATGGTAAATGTACATTTTGTGACTATATCTTGGATAACTCTAAAAATATTGATGAAATTAATAGTATAAATTTTGAAGTCTTAAAAAATGTCACAGGTAAATTTGGAATATTAGAGATTATAAATTCTGGGAATATTTTTGAGTTACCATTACAAACAAAAAATCGTATCAAAAAAGTTATAGAAGAAAAAAACATCAAATTACTTTTCGTTGAAGCTCACTGGATGTATAAAGATCATTTACATAAAATTAAAGATATTTTTGAAACTGAAATCTTTATAAAAACAGGGCTTGAAAGTTTTGATTATAACTTTAGAGAAAAATTATTAAATAAAGGATTTTATCATGACTCTCCAGAGCAACTAAGTAAGATGTTTGATTCAGTTTGTCTATTAATAGGTGTCCAAGGGCAAACTAAAGAGCTTATCAGAAAAGATATTCAAATAGCAAAGAACCACTTTAAGCATACAACTATTAATCTATATGTTAATAATACAACCCGTATTAAAGCAGATGAAAGTTTAAAAAAATGGTTTTTAAAAGAATACTGTAAGCTTTTTGATGACCCTCAATTTGAAATACTTATAGATAATACTGACTTTGGAGTCGGTGATTAA